Proteins from one Cryptomeria japonica chromosome 4, Sugi_1.0, whole genome shotgun sequence genomic window:
- the LOC131077505 gene encoding acidic endochitinase-like, translating to MASRAVRGVAIVFVVALLCSGASAGNISIYWGQNGFEATLASTCASGNFEIVMLAFLSEFGNGRTPVLNLAGHCDPPSGTCKSLSADIESCQSSGVKVFLSLGGAWGSYSIASADDAQDVATYLWNNYLGGNSGSGPLGAAVLDGIDFDIEATTEHWDDLAKAVSALSTSSKKVYLSAAPQCPYPDNHLGVALQTGLFDYVWIQSYNNPPCHYANDDATNLVNSWTLWTTSVPTAQTGSFYLGLPAAPAAAPSGGYIEPDILISQVLPQIKGSSAYGGVMLWSKYYDEQTNYSSSIKDYVIRKPSLVEVPTLASA from the coding sequence ATGGCGAGTCGTGCAGTAAGAGGGGTTGCAATTGTCTTTGTTGTTGCTCTGTTGTGCAGCGGGGCATCTGCGGGAAACATAAGCATATACTGGGGTCAGAATGGATTCGAAGCCACTCTTGCCAGCACCTGCGCAAGCGGCAACTTCGAAATTGTGATGCTCGCGTTTCTAAGTGAGTTTGGCAACGGCCGGACTCCAGTGCTCAATCTGGCAGGTCACTGCGATCCTCCATCGGGAACGTGCAAATCGCTGAGTGCCGATATTGAGTCCTGCCAGTCCAGCGGCGTAAAGGTGTTTCTGTCCCTCGGAGGAGCCTGGGGAAGCTATTCAATTGCCTCCGCAGATGACGCGCAAGATGTGGCCACCTATCTCTGGAACAACTATCTCGGAGGGAATTCGGGCTCTGGGCCTCTAGGAGCCGCCGTTCTGGATGGCATAGACTTCGATATCGAAGCCACGACGGAGCACTGGGACGATCTGGCCAAGGCCGTGTCTGCTCTTAGCACCTCTTCAAAGAAGGTGTATCTCAGCGCCGCTCCGCAGTGCCCCTATCCCGATAATCACCTCGGAGTGGCCTTGCAGACTGGCCTATTCGACTACGTGTGGATCCAGTCCTACAACAACCCTCCTTGTCATTATGCAAATGACGACGCTACCAATCTGGTGAATTCATGGACCCTTTGGACCACATCTGTTCCCACTGCTCAAACAGGGAGCTTCTACCTTGGCCTTCCGGCTGCGCCTGCTGCTGCCCCCAGTGGCGGCTATATTGAACCAGACATACTCATCTCTCAAGTGCTGCCTCAGATCAAGGGTTCTTCAGCATATGGAGGAGTCATGCTGTGGTCCAAGTACTATGACGAGCAAACCAATTATAGCTCGTCCATCAAAGATTACGTAATCAGGAAGCCGTCCCTTGTTGAGGTGCCTACTTTGGCCTCTGCCTGA